In a genomic window of Sutcliffiella sp. FSL R7-0096:
- a CDS encoding amidohydrolase has translation MDIVMFRNATVYPITSAPIHNADVMTENGKIKSVGKGLTVPENGKVIECQGKYLFPGFIDVHTHLGLYDEGTGWAGNDANETVEPLTPHIRALDGVHPFDPGFKDAIQYGITTVHIMPGSANVIGGTTSVIKTHGVNISKMIIQETAGLKVAFGENPKRIHSQGNKDSITRMGIMGMLREAFYQAKYYDNPENLRVKPIIMALEQKIPVRIHAHRADDIMSAIRFAEEFNLRFTIEHCTEGHLIANELRGRDMKVCVGPTMTRRSKIELKNKNWKTYQALSEAGVEVSITTDHPYTPVQYLNVCAALAVREGLDEQKALEGITIIAAKNLNISARVGSIETGKDADLVLWSHHPFQFLAKPVMTMVDGEIIYQKN, from the coding sequence ATGGATATAGTGATGTTCAGAAATGCAACAGTCTACCCTATCACATCCGCACCAATCCATAACGCAGATGTGATGACGGAAAACGGAAAAATAAAGTCGGTTGGCAAAGGGTTAACGGTACCTGAAAATGGAAAAGTGATAGAGTGTCAGGGAAAATACCTCTTTCCAGGTTTCATCGATGTCCACACTCATCTCGGTCTATATGATGAAGGAACCGGCTGGGCCGGAAATGACGCCAATGAAACTGTGGAGCCACTTACTCCACATATCCGTGCACTTGACGGTGTACACCCTTTTGATCCTGGGTTTAAGGATGCAATCCAGTATGGGATCACGACCGTTCACATTATGCCCGGCAGTGCGAATGTTATTGGAGGAACCACCTCCGTAATCAAAACCCATGGTGTGAACATCTCCAAAATGATTATTCAAGAAACCGCTGGATTGAAGGTAGCTTTTGGGGAAAATCCGAAGCGGATTCATAGTCAAGGCAATAAGGATTCCATTACCCGTATGGGAATCATGGGCATGCTGCGCGAAGCCTTTTATCAGGCAAAATATTACGACAATCCCGAAAATCTCCGGGTAAAGCCTATTATAATGGCGCTTGAGCAGAAAATTCCAGTTCGGATCCACGCTCATAGGGCGGATGATATCATGTCTGCCATTCGTTTTGCAGAAGAATTCAATTTGCGGTTTACCATTGAGCATTGTACAGAAGGACATCTGATCGCAAACGAATTGCGAGGACGAGACATGAAAGTCTGCGTCGGTCCGACGATGACAAGGAGATCAAAAATCGAACTGAAAAACAAAAACTGGAAAACGTATCAGGCATTGTCGGAGGCTGGAGTCGAAGTTTCCATCACGACAGACCATCCATATACACCTGTTCAGTATTTGAATGTGTGTGCGGCTTTGGCAGTGCGCGAGGGCTTGGACGAACAAAAAGCACTAGAAGGGATTACGATTATTGCAGCAAAAAACCTTAATATTTCGGCCCGTGTCGGGAGCATTGAAACAGGGAAGGATGCCGACTTGGTACTATGGTCTCACCACCCCTTCCAATTCCTTGCAAAGCCAGTCATGACAATGGTTGACGGTGAAATAATTTACCAAAAAAATTAA
- a CDS encoding TIGR01777 family oxidoreductase: protein MKIAIAGGTGLVGQALTDHLIDKGHTIFILTRNSSNKKEKDHVTYVEWLKDSSSPEETLDGVDAIVNLAGESINSGRWTEEQKRKIMESRISSTKEMNRIIASMLSKPEVLVNASAIGYYGTSETETFTEADTTPGSDFLASTVYAWEKEAEHAQSEGVRTVYTRFGIVLDKEEGALPRMMLPYKFFVGGKIGSGEQWMSWVHIKDVVGAIAFSIENKSVVGPVNVTAPAPKQMKDFGKTLGKVMGRPHWFPTPGFALKTALGEMSVLVLEGQRVLPKKLEEKGYNFFYSHLDDALSDILQSK, encoded by the coding sequence ATGAAAATTGCCATTGCAGGCGGTACGGGGCTTGTCGGTCAAGCACTGACAGACCATTTAATTGATAAAGGACATACCATCTTTATTTTAACGCGAAACAGTTCGAATAAAAAGGAAAAGGATCATGTGACATATGTGGAGTGGCTGAAGGATTCCTCGAGCCCGGAGGAAACATTAGATGGGGTGGATGCCATCGTCAATCTGGCCGGTGAGTCCATTAATAGCGGACGTTGGACAGAAGAACAGAAACGAAAAATCATGGAAAGCCGCATCTCCTCCACCAAAGAAATGAACAGGATTATCGCTTCCATGCTAAGTAAACCGGAAGTACTGGTAAATGCCAGCGCCATCGGCTATTACGGGACATCCGAAACCGAGACGTTTACGGAAGCGGATACCACACCTGGATCTGATTTTCTGGCTTCCACGGTTTATGCATGGGAAAAGGAAGCCGAGCATGCACAATCGGAAGGCGTTCGCACGGTTTACACAAGATTTGGGATTGTCCTAGATAAAGAAGAAGGAGCGCTCCCAAGGATGATGTTGCCCTATAAGTTTTTTGTAGGCGGAAAGATCGGCTCTGGCGAACAATGGATGTCATGGGTGCATATTAAAGATGTTGTCGGCGCCATTGCATTCAGCATTGAAAATAAAAGCGTGGTAGGGCCTGTGAATGTTACCGCGCCTGCCCCTAAACAAATGAAGGATTTCGGCAAGACGCTTGGCAAGGTCATGGGCCGACCGCACTGGTTCCCGACTCCTGGATTTGCCCTCAAAACAGCTCTTGGCGAAATGAGTGTACTCGTCCTCGAGGGTCAACGGGTGCTTCCGAAAAAATTAGAGGAAAAAGGCTATAATTTCTTTTATTCCCATCTTGATGACGCTCTGTCCGACATATTACAATCAAAGTAA
- the recX gene encoding recombination regulator RecX, with translation MSKITKISVQQKNKERFNIFLDGEYAFAVYEGTLLKFQLVKGKDLDELEIEEILYSDQINKAYNTAVHYLSFRMRTAKEIEDYLKEKEYEPFVIKEIVVKLLEQGYLNDREFAVAYVRTQVNTTLKGRGAIKQELLEKGLEKGIIEETVKTEYSAEQEIQHAVKLVMKYAPKYKKDSFKIMIQKVEQALVRKGYSFSVIKIAIEEAELEEDTSEEWDALSKHAEKYQRKYNGLDDYEYKMKMKGALYRKGFPMDMIDRWLEENE, from the coding sequence ATGAGCAAAATTACGAAAATTTCGGTGCAACAAAAGAATAAAGAGCGCTTCAATATTTTTTTGGACGGGGAATACGCATTTGCTGTGTATGAAGGGACTTTATTGAAGTTCCAGCTTGTAAAAGGCAAGGATTTGGACGAATTAGAGATTGAAGAAATTTTGTATAGTGACCAGATCAACAAAGCCTATAATACGGCTGTTCACTATCTATCCTTCAGAATGAGGACGGCAAAAGAAATCGAAGACTATTTGAAAGAGAAAGAATATGAACCCTTTGTCATAAAAGAAATCGTGGTCAAGCTTTTGGAGCAGGGATATCTGAACGACAGGGAGTTTGCCGTTGCATATGTTAGAACACAGGTAAACACTACCTTAAAGGGGCGGGGTGCCATCAAACAGGAGCTGTTGGAGAAGGGTTTGGAAAAAGGGATAATAGAAGAAACAGTCAAGACCGAGTATAGTGCGGAACAAGAGATTCAACATGCAGTCAAGCTTGTGATGAAATATGCTCCAAAATACAAGAAGGATTCTTTTAAGATAATGATCCAGAAAGTAGAGCAGGCTTTGGTGAGAAAGGGATATTCATTTTCTGTCATAAAAATTGCCATCGAGGAAGCGGAACTTGAGGAGGATACTTCAGAAGAGTGGGATGCATTGTCCAAGCACGCGGAGAAATATCAACGAAAGTACAACGGCTTGGATGATTATGAATATAAGATGAAAATGAAGGGAGCCCTTTATCGTAAAGGGTTTCCAATGGATATGATTGACAGGTGGTTGGAGGAAAATGAGTGA
- a CDS encoding SDR family oxidoreductase has protein sequence MQTILITGAGTGLGKELALAYAKQGHTIILTGRRLDLLKSVKEEIHSARGKAFAYQMDISNLKDVKQAVGQITAEHSVDYLVNNAGAGCFGPLTELDYEEIETAIQTNVLGTIFLTKELVPHLLEKEKPKIMNIISTAGQKGKVNESVYVASKYAVRGFTESLQKELKGKIHVIATYMGGMDTPFWNETDHIKDKSRLKSPRKVAEIIVSKDAELEIQV, from the coding sequence ATGCAAACAATACTGATTACAGGTGCTGGGACCGGCCTTGGTAAGGAACTAGCTTTAGCTTATGCCAAACAAGGACATACCATCATTTTGACAGGAAGAAGACTGGATCTACTTAAATCCGTTAAAGAAGAAATCCACTCTGCCAGAGGAAAAGCATTCGCTTACCAAATGGACATCAGTAATTTAAAAGATGTCAAACAAGCAGTAGGGCAAATCACCGCAGAACATTCCGTCGATTATCTTGTAAACAATGCAGGCGCTGGATGCTTTGGTCCGTTGACAGAATTGGATTATGAAGAAATAGAGACGGCCATTCAAACCAACGTACTGGGTACCATCTTTTTGACTAAAGAACTGGTCCCTCACTTATTGGAGAAGGAAAAACCGAAAATCATGAACATAATTTCAACTGCCGGACAAAAAGGAAAAGTAAATGAAAGTGTTTATGTAGCCAGCAAGTACGCTGTTCGCGGCTTTACGGAAAGCCTACAAAAGGAACTTAAGGGCAAGATACATGTAATCGCAACCTATATGGGTGGCATGGATACGCCATTCTGGAATGAGACAGATCACATAAAAGACAAATCAAGATTGAAATCTCCGCGAAAGGTGGCTGAAATTATAGTAAGCAAGGACGCAGAGCTTGAGATACAGGTATAA
- a CDS encoding YfhH family protein gives MEQEKRYSQMTSYELHQEIATLKEKARKAEQLGIVNEFAVLERKITMAKAYMLNPDDYKPGAVYEIESDPGVHFKITYMNGVFAWGHRMSGDTVNKEEEGLPISMLLKEESKEA, from the coding sequence GTGGAACAGGAAAAGCGCTATAGCCAAATGACTTCATATGAGCTACATCAGGAAATCGCAACACTGAAAGAAAAGGCGCGCAAGGCCGAGCAACTTGGGATTGTAAATGAATTTGCCGTTTTAGAACGAAAGATTACAATGGCCAAAGCTTATATGTTGAATCCGGATGATTATAAGCCCGGAGCCGTCTATGAAATCGAGAGCGATCCCGGTGTTCATTTTAAAATAACGTATATGAATGGTGTTTTCGCATGGGGACACAGAATGAGCGGGGATACTGTGAATAAGGAAGAAGAAGGGTTACCGATTTCCATGTTATTGAAAGAAGAAAGCAAAGAGGCGTGA
- a CDS encoding YpzG family protein, with protein MAKQNHKPSRSNPFTLNDHPFPQPNAHSKHSFRQVNGETQQAQNIQILEVQTRKRS; from the coding sequence ATGGCAAAACAAAACCACAAGCCATCACGCAGTAATCCTTTTACGTTAAATGACCATCCATTTCCGCAGCCGAATGCTCACTCAAAACACTCGTTCCGCCAAGTAAACGGTGAAACGCAACAGGCACAAAATATCCAGATCTTAGAAGTGCAAACAAGAAAAAGATCTTAA
- a CDS encoding small, acid-soluble spore protein K — MRNKARNFPNPNDNKFEGEGRAKSEYASKRANGTINTHPQERMRASGAREEDTF; from the coding sequence ATGAGGAACAAGGCGAGAAACTTTCCAAACCCCAATGACAATAAGTTCGAAGGGGAAGGTCGTGCAAAGTCCGAGTATGCTTCTAAACGTGCAAATGGTACCATCAATACTCACCCACAGGAGCGCATGAGAGCTTCTGGTGCCAGAGAAGAAGACACATTCTAA
- a CDS encoding YfhJ family protein codes for MEQYFERLADRLLEKNPALTYDKARTWVELLWEDFESSYAKAGYEYKGKEMTERMVSQIIERHGDSLHEFFSNNHKYKHLLNADDNHMTH; via the coding sequence ATGGAGCAATATTTCGAACGTCTGGCCGATCGACTTCTAGAGAAGAATCCGGCATTAACATATGACAAAGCAAGAACTTGGGTGGAGCTTTTGTGGGAGGATTTTGAAAGTTCCTATGCCAAAGCTGGTTATGAATACAAGGGAAAGGAAATGACGGAAAGAATGGTGAGCCAGATTATCGAACGTCATGGAGACAGTCTTCATGAATTCTTTTCGAATAACCACAAATACAAGCATCTGCTTAATGCCGATGATAATCATATGACACACTAA
- a CDS encoding metal-dependent hydrolase — protein sequence MDTGTHVVMGIALGSMATIDPYVASNPETATAIMIGALIGSQAPDTDTILKLKNNATYIRNHRGITHSIPAVCLWPLLIAPVIYFFIPEANFLYLWIWTFIAVILHVFVDIFNAYGTQALRPFTKRWVALGIINTFDPVIFGFHVVGLVLWGIGFHPGFTFLAIYGILIAYYVLRYRMQQKVLRQVREIIPDVKKTLISPTLYWNQWHLAITTKENFYVARAVKYQIFIHDTFDKVPLPENAIIEAAKFDVNVSAFLSFSPVYRWEMEEYDDHYEVRFIDLRYRSKDYYPFVAIVQLDHDLNIISSYTGWIFSEEKLRTKLDMVPTIE from the coding sequence TTGGATACAGGCACACACGTTGTGATGGGAATCGCTCTCGGTTCCATGGCAACCATTGACCCTTACGTTGCGAGCAACCCCGAAACCGCAACTGCCATCATGATCGGAGCTCTTATTGGTTCACAAGCTCCGGATACGGACACAATTTTGAAATTGAAAAATAATGCGACCTATATTCGAAATCATAGAGGAATCACTCATTCCATACCGGCAGTGTGCCTATGGCCGCTCTTGATAGCTCCGGTCATTTATTTTTTCATACCGGAAGCTAATTTTCTTTACTTATGGATTTGGACATTCATTGCCGTAATCCTTCATGTTTTTGTCGACATTTTCAACGCTTATGGGACACAAGCGCTCCGTCCTTTTACAAAAAGGTGGGTTGCGCTAGGGATTATCAACACATTCGATCCTGTCATTTTCGGTTTTCATGTTGTGGGACTTGTTTTATGGGGAATTGGATTCCATCCCGGCTTTACGTTCCTGGCCATTTACGGGATCCTGATCGCTTACTATGTTTTGCGATATCGAATGCAACAAAAAGTGTTGCGACAGGTAAGGGAGATTATTCCTGATGTAAAAAAGACATTGATATCCCCGACCCTTTACTGGAACCAGTGGCATTTGGCCATTACAACCAAAGAGAATTTCTATGTGGCAAGAGCAGTGAAATACCAAATCTTTATCCATGACACCTTTGATAAAGTTCCGTTGCCAGAGAATGCCATTATCGAAGCGGCAAAATTCGACGTCAATGTTTCAGCCTTCCTTTCGTTCTCTCCCGTATATCGATGGGAAATGGAGGAATATGATGACCATTATGAAGTCCGGTTCATCGACCTGCGTTACCGCAGCAAGGATTATTATCCATTTGTGGCAATTGTCCAGCTAGATCATGATCTGAATATCATAAGCTCTTATACCGGATGGATCTTCAGTGAAGAAAAACTTCGCACTAAGCTCGATATGGTTCCGACGATAGAATAA
- the mutY gene encoding A/G-specific adenine glycosylase has protein sequence MKKETTQHERLDDFDIYGFQHDLITWFEREQRDLPWRKDQDPYKVWVSEIMLQQTKVDTVIPYFNSFIEQFPNIQSLAEAEEDRVLKAWEGLGYYSRARNLQSAVREVHESYDGVVPNTAKVISTLKGVGPYTTGAILSIAYGVPEPAVDGNVMRVLSRILLIEDDIAKPKTRKVFEEVIRDLISKDNPSFFNQGLMELGAIVCTPTSPSCLLCPVREHCRAFAEGVQTQLPVKTKKKSTKQVALVAGILVDEEGRFLIHRRPSEGLLANLWEFPNFVKVDELGTAKQQLHQLMKTEYEMEVSVEEYLCDIKHVFSHLVWDVNVYIGTWGGELPQGSGLIAVTMEEMKEYAFPVSHQNMWKEFVKLSK, from the coding sequence TTGAAAAAAGAAACGACCCAACATGAACGACTTGATGATTTTGATATATATGGCTTTCAGCACGATTTAATTACCTGGTTTGAAAGGGAGCAGCGCGATTTGCCCTGGAGAAAGGATCAGGACCCTTATAAAGTATGGGTTTCTGAGATCATGCTCCAACAGACGAAAGTGGATACAGTTATCCCTTATTTCAATTCCTTTATTGAGCAGTTCCCAAACATACAAAGTTTGGCGGAAGCGGAAGAGGACAGGGTGTTGAAGGCTTGGGAAGGACTCGGCTATTATTCCCGTGCACGGAATCTGCAGAGTGCGGTAAGGGAAGTTCACGAAAGCTATGACGGGGTTGTCCCGAATACGGCAAAAGTGATCTCCACATTAAAAGGTGTGGGGCCGTACACGACAGGAGCAATCTTAAGTATTGCCTATGGAGTCCCAGAGCCTGCTGTGGACGGCAATGTCATGAGGGTATTGTCAAGGATATTATTGATTGAGGACGATATCGCCAAACCGAAAACTCGTAAAGTGTTTGAGGAGGTCATCCGTGATTTAATTTCAAAAGATAATCCATCCTTTTTTAATCAGGGATTGATGGAGCTTGGTGCGATCGTTTGCACCCCAACCTCCCCATCCTGTCTTTTGTGCCCGGTGCGGGAGCATTGTCGTGCTTTTGCAGAAGGGGTCCAAACTCAGCTGCCTGTTAAGACGAAGAAAAAATCGACCAAGCAGGTAGCACTTGTTGCCGGAATCCTTGTTGACGAGGAAGGAAGATTTTTAATTCACCGCAGACCAAGTGAAGGTCTGTTGGCGAACCTTTGGGAATTCCCAAATTTTGTGAAGGTGGATGAACTGGGGACAGCCAAGCAACAGTTGCATCAATTAATGAAGACGGAATATGAAATGGAAGTATCAGTTGAAGAGTATTTATGTGATATCAAGCATGTTTTTTCCCATTTAGTGTGGGATGTAAATGTTTATATCGGTACATGGGGCGGGGAGCTTCCGCAGGGTAGTGGACTGATTGCCGTCACAATGGAGGAAATGAAGGAGTATGCGTTTCCTGTGTCTCATCAGAATATGTGGAAAGAATTTGTAAAACTGAGTAAGTAA
- the fabL gene encoding enoyl-[acyl-carrier-protein] reductase FabL, with the protein MTNKVALVTGSSRGIGKKIALELAKEGYNIVINYNRSKTAAQETAAEIEELGVKALTVKANVGQPEKIKEMFVKIDEEFGRLDLLVSNAASGVLRPVMELEESHWDWTMNINSKALLFLAQEAAKRMEKVGGGKIVSISSLGSIRYLKNYTTVGVSKAAIEALTRYLAVELADKNIVVNAVSGGAVDTDALKHFPNRDELLEDAKNNTPAGRMVEPDDLVNSVMFLLSDQASMIRGQTIIVDGGRSLLV; encoded by the coding sequence ATGACAAATAAAGTAGCATTAGTAACAGGAAGTAGCCGTGGTATTGGGAAGAAGATTGCGTTGGAACTGGCAAAAGAGGGCTATAACATAGTCATCAACTATAATCGCAGTAAGACGGCGGCACAAGAAACTGCTGCAGAAATCGAGGAGCTTGGTGTAAAGGCCTTGACGGTGAAGGCGAATGTAGGGCAGCCTGAAAAGATCAAAGAGATGTTTGTGAAAATCGATGAAGAGTTCGGTCGCCTTGATCTATTGGTAAGTAATGCGGCATCTGGCGTTTTGCGTCCTGTCATGGAACTTGAGGAATCTCATTGGGATTGGACAATGAACATCAACTCCAAGGCACTTCTGTTTTTGGCGCAGGAGGCTGCAAAACGAATGGAGAAGGTCGGCGGCGGAAAGATCGTTAGCATTAGCTCTTTAGGTTCAATCCGCTATTTGAAAAACTACACCACTGTAGGAGTTTCCAAGGCGGCCATCGAGGCATTAACACGTTATCTTGCAGTAGAGCTTGCCGATAAGAATATCGTCGTGAATGCAGTATCCGGCGGAGCGGTGGATACGGATGCATTGAAACATTTCCCTAATCGCGATGAGTTATTGGAAGATGCGAAGAACAACACGCCTGCTGGACGCATGGTGGAACCGGACGACCTAGTGAATTCGGTTATGTTCCTCTTGTCTGACCAAGCAAGTATGATTCGCGGGCAGACGATTATTGTGGACGGGGGAAGGTCTTTACTCGTCTAA
- a CDS encoding gamma-type small acid-soluble spore protein has translation MANNNQQNQAKTASGTNVQHVKQQNAQQNQQQFGAEFASETNAQEVRQQNAQSAAQKNQQNQQQQ, from the coding sequence ATGGCAAACAACAACCAACAAAACCAAGCTAAAACAGCTTCTGGTACAAACGTTCAACACGTGAAACAACAAAATGCTCAACAAAACCAACAACAATTCGGTGCTGAATTCGCGAGCGAAACTAATGCTCAAGAAGTGAGACAACAAAACGCTCAATCTGCAGCGCAAAAGAACCAACAAAACCAACAACAACAATAA
- a CDS encoding YgaB family protein encodes MDRFDMAVAEQLKTMDRLLLLQGEIERCQKLEEQMQQLKEEAEKLRKLKEDIAKMKEELADIQSIFETQTEEAIRSYHMQGTV; translated from the coding sequence GTGGATAGGTTTGATATGGCGGTGGCGGAGCAGTTGAAGACGATGGATCGGCTTTTGTTGCTTCAAGGGGAGATTGAACGGTGCCAGAAGTTGGAGGAGCAGATGCAACAACTGAAGGAAGAGGCGGAAAAGCTTCGGAAGCTGAAAGAAGATATTGCTAAAATGAAAGAGGAGTTGGCGGATATACAGTCGATTTTTGAAACACAGACGGAAGAGGCGATCCGTTCTTACCACATGCAAGGGACTGTGTAA
- a CDS encoding DUF402 domain-containing protein, producing the protein MVCPKEGETIQIHSYKHNGHIHRVWDETTVLKGTQNLVIGGNDKTIVTESDGRTWITREPAICYFHGKHWFNIIGMIREDGVYYYCNISSPFIADDEALKYIDYDLDIKVFPDMTFILLDEDEYEKHRKEMNYPEVIDKILKSNVQTLISWIRQRKGPFAPDFIDLWYERYLTYRG; encoded by the coding sequence ATGGTTTGTCCCAAAGAAGGAGAAACAATACAAATACATAGCTACAAGCACAACGGTCATATCCACAGAGTCTGGGATGAAACAACGGTGCTTAAAGGGACGCAAAACCTTGTTATTGGTGGAAACGACAAAACCATTGTGACAGAATCGGACGGTAGAACCTGGATCACAAGGGAACCAGCTATATGTTATTTTCATGGAAAGCATTGGTTCAACATCATCGGCATGATCAGAGAAGATGGGGTGTATTACTATTGCAATATCAGCTCCCCATTTATCGCGGATGATGAAGCGTTGAAATACATAGATTATGACTTGGATATTAAGGTGTTTCCGGATATGACGTTCATTCTATTGGATGAGGATGAATATGAAAAACATCGTAAGGAGATGAACTATCCGGAAGTCATAGATAAGATTCTTAAGAGCAATGTCCAAACGTTGATCTCCTGGATCAGGCAACGGAAGGGTCCGTTTGCTCCTGACTTTATTGACTTATGGTACGAGCGTTACCTCACTTATAGAGGGTAA
- a CDS encoding ABC transporter ATP-binding protein — MDSIKRYMRFVKPYRWQIVGTILIGMLKFGLPLLIPLLLKYVVDDILLVDGRSSEEKTNELLMIMGAIFLTFLLLRPPIEYYRQYFAQWTGSKILYDLRDKLFDHIQRLSLRFYANNRAGEVISRVIHDVEQTKHFVITGLMNFWLDLATILIVIVIMFQVDITLTLVSIMLFPFYGFSIKYFYSRLRHLTRVRSQALAEVQGHLHERVQGMPVIQSMAIEGYEQEQFKKQNTNFLQKALAHTSWNAKTFAVVNTITDIAPLLVIGYAGYQVINQGLTVGEMVMFVAYIDRLYNPLRRLINSSTTLTQSIASMDRVFEFVDEKYDITNKPNAVECKTARGEVSFENVSFKYEKNEEYVLKNLSLQVREGETIALVGMSGGGKSTLVSLLPRFYDVTDGKIKLDGVDIRDVTVQSLRKQIGIVLQDSILFSDTVRENIALGKPDATMEEIIEAAKAANAHEFISGLPEGYETKVGERGVKLSGGQKQRVAIARVFLKNPPILVMDEATSALDLESEHLIQESLERLAANRTTFVVAHRLSTITHASRIVLLEHGEIVEVGSHEELMRKKGQYYNLFTIQEIS; from the coding sequence TTGGATAGTATAAAACGGTACATGCGATTTGTGAAACCGTATCGGTGGCAGATTGTCGGTACCATTCTTATTGGGATGCTGAAATTCGGATTGCCCTTATTAATTCCTTTATTACTGAAATACGTAGTGGATGATATTTTGCTGGTCGACGGTCGCTCAAGCGAGGAGAAAACGAATGAGTTGCTAATGATCATGGGCGCTATCTTCCTGACCTTCTTGCTGTTAAGACCACCAATTGAGTATTATAGACAATATTTCGCACAATGGACAGGCAGTAAAATTCTTTATGATTTGCGTGATAAGCTTTTTGATCATATTCAACGCCTTAGTTTGCGTTTTTATGCCAATAACCGGGCAGGGGAGGTCATTTCAAGGGTCATTCATGATGTGGAGCAGACGAAGCATTTTGTGATCACCGGTTTGATGAATTTTTGGTTAGACCTTGCCACCATCTTGATCGTAATCGTAATCATGTTCCAGGTGGATATCACTTTGACACTTGTATCGATCATGCTTTTTCCTTTCTACGGATTCTCCATCAAATACTTTTACAGCCGGCTGCGTCATCTGACAAGAGTGCGGTCACAAGCGCTTGCAGAAGTACAGGGGCATTTGCATGAGCGGGTGCAGGGGATGCCTGTCATCCAGAGCATGGCGATAGAGGGCTATGAGCAGGAGCAGTTCAAAAAACAGAATACAAACTTTTTACAAAAAGCATTGGCCCACACAAGTTGGAATGCCAAAACGTTTGCAGTCGTAAATACAATTACGGATATTGCGCCGCTGCTTGTAATTGGATACGCTGGATATCAAGTAATCAATCAAGGACTGACTGTCGGGGAAATGGTCATGTTTGTAGCGTATATTGACCGCCTATACAATCCGTTGCGGCGATTGATCAACTCTTCCACAACGTTGACGCAGTCCATTGCCTCTATGGACCGAGTATTTGAATTTGTGGATGAAAAATACGATATCACAAATAAGCCGAATGCCGTTGAATGTAAAACAGCTCGCGGGGAAGTCAGCTTTGAAAATGTCTCTTTTAAATATGAGAAAAATGAAGAATACGTACTGAAGAATTTATCTTTACAAGTACGCGAAGGGGAAACCATTGCGCTTGTGGGGATGAGTGGTGGCGGAAAGTCCACACTTGTCAGCTTGTTGCCACGATTCTATGATGTTACAGACGGTAAAATTAAGCTAGATGGCGTGGACATTCGGGATGTTACGGTACAGTCCTTGCGAAAGCAAATTGGGATTGTGCTTCAAGACAGCATTCTTTTCAGTGATACCGTTCGTGAAAATATCGCCCTTGGAAAACCGGATGCCACGATGGAAGAAATCATTGAAGCAGCCAAAGCTGCCAATGCGCACGAGTTTATTTCCGGACTGCCGGAGGGCTATGAAACGAAAGTAGGCGAACGCGGAGTGAAGCTTTCCGGAGGCCAGAAGCAACGCGTTGCCATTGCCCGTGTATTTTTGAAAAATCCACCGATCCTTGTCATGGATGAGGCAACATCTGCATTGGATCTGGAAAGTGAACACCTTATTCAGGAGTCGCTTGAACGCTTGGCGGCAAACAGGACAACTTTTGTCGTTGCCCATCGCCTGTCTACCATCACCCATGCGAGCAGGATTGTGCTGCTTGAGCACGGAGAGATAGTGGAAGTCGGATCTCATGAAGAGTTAATGAGGAAAAAAGGACAATATTATAATTTGTTTACGATACAAGAAATCAGTTAA